GCGTCATTCGCAAGGTTCTTGCGGAAGTGGCAGCAACTGGCTTGCCTGGCAATCATCACTTCTTCATCACGTTCCTTACTGGAGCGCCCGGTGTACGCATTTCGTCTCGGCTTAAGGAAAAATATCCTGAGCAGATGACAGTGGTGTTGCAACATCAATACTGGGACATGGTTGTCACTGATCAGCTGTTTGAAATCGGCTTGTCTTTCGGTGATGTGCCGGAAAAATTGACAATCCCATTCTCTGCCATTCGTGGCTTCTACGACCCATCTGTCAACTTTGAACTTGAGTTCGATGTATCGGTTGTCCAGCCAACAAGCGATAATGACGAAGGTGGTAAGGTCTCCTCAATCGAGTTGATCTCGTCAGAAGATGCGCCCGAAAAGGCCAAGCCTAAATCCAAGTCGCGCAAGCCTGCTGCTGATAAGGGTGACACCGCTGCAAAAGACGAGCCTGCATCTGAGGGTAAAGAAGCTGAAGCCAAACCATCCGCAGACGTGGTTTCACTCGATTCTTTCCGAAAAAAATAAGCATCATCTT
This genomic stretch from Brucella pseudogrignonensis harbors:
- a CDS encoding SspB family protein, whose amino-acid sequence is MVQDLIRYDILAQEALRGVIRKVLAEVAATGLPGNHHFFITFLTGAPGVRISSRLKEKYPEQMTVVLQHQYWDMVVTDQLFEIGLSFGDVPEKLTIPFSAIRGFYDPSVNFELEFDVSVVQPTSDNDEGGKVSSIELISSEDAPEKAKPKSKSRKPAADKGDTAAKDEPASEGKEAEAKPSADVVSLDSFRKK